The genomic stretch GCTTTAGCAAATGGCCCATTGTTTGAGATTTTTAAGGgaaatttacaattatatacctAGAATATAaagtatttacaaaaataccttcaATCAAATTATTTACCTAAATATTGATGCCACGTCACCATAGCATAcgagattttgaaaaaaattagaaaattccacttcatgaaattttttatttcttatGAGTTGTAAAAGTTACCTTTTGGTTGCTCGATACCGATAAGATACTAatttgtcacattttttttttattaaaagcttTATTGTTAGATCATATTATTTCGGtacattttggttacctcaaaaacttatttgtagacatcttaatatacaaattaattatttttatgttatattatgatattttattatttaagatacattttaGTAACCTTCAAACTTATTTCAGAAACTAATGAGTTTCCATATAGTATAATGTGTTACCATAaagtttattaattaaatttaatttagtATACTACAAGGTaacttttaatataattttttagtcactcatgtaatttacatgtcttattatttaagatacttttacgttaacttcaagtctattttaaaaactaattagtcaTCATATAGTATAAAAAGTTACTATTATAATTCCAAGTTACCATGAATAGCTTATTAGAAAATGATACTATTTAGTATACTGGATAGTTACTTTTAAAAGCGTTATTTTCAttgcttttaaaatcatttaagatacCAATTGGTTACATTTTGATATATGACTAAATTTTTCGGTATGCCACAAATTTAAAGCAACCAACAAACTTATTGAGTTAACAAAAAGAGTGTTCTatttaaaagttatcaaacaacATCCGAAcgaatctattttaaaaaagttacttgaAATGTTTCTTCTAAAATAACTTTAAAGTTGTTAAAAAATACCATATGgtatttttaaatgtaaaataagaatataaattttggtatattaaattttgtttaagtttaaaatttaattactttttggttaacaaaatataaaaaagaaactaaaatgctACTTTTTTATTCTGGTCATCTTCTCCAGCAACGGTGAAAAAACATATGTTTCTCACATATGATCACCTTGAAAAGTAGGTCGCGATGGTACCACTTTTGAGCCCAACCAATTAGCTGTGTGGGCGGAAAATATTTTTGAAGTTATCTAATTAAATTAGTAGATCAAATGTAGCATGAGTTCTATAAACTTTATTAAAGGTGCGAATGCGGGGAAGGCGCCTAGCCTTTACATATGAATTTGACTCTATCAATTCCTTTTTTATAAAGGGCCTAGCGATCTACAACCGAGTCTTCTTCACGTCGAAAACAGTCCCCGAGATGCTTTTGATTCAATAATTCCTGAAATCAaccttaaaaaaaactaaaaaaaaggtataattgtaaataaaataagTCACATTATTATTGTAATTAAGATAAAAAAGTACTAAGTgtaaatttttctatttttaaagcACAGTCTATTTCTCAAAAACACATTAGcagaataaaaatatttttgtatattattGAATATATTTGCTTAAATTTATATATTTCACCATTTAactataaaaataacaaaattccGAGACAAATTATAAATTACAAACATTTAAATGACAATGTGTTTACTTTATTAATAGTAAACTATATGAAAAAGAGAAAATTACACTTGCTACAtagcttcttcttcctttttaatGATTTTTCATTTATGTGGAATTTTTGAGGTATAATAAATTTTATGAGaagtgtattttttttaattagataTATGGGATTCTTAATCTCatattatacaatttttttttttgtttagatgTATTTATATTTGTGAAGAAATGGGATTGTTAGATATTTCAAATGAGATTtttattcataattatttttttgcTTAACTAATTTTTCCATAaggaaaaaaatttgaaaaatgaaatCTCATATATTAAAAAAGCAAAagatttttcaaataattttgaaagtttttctATAAAATGGTATAATTCGTTAATTATAAATTTAGTGGTCAGATAACAGGTGACAAAAGGACACTTAAACGACATCGTTTCCTTCCTATCCACTCATAGATATCAATATGAGACtcaaagtaaacactttcttACTCTTTTCCCGGAAAAATGGCCGCTGGAAATGCCAGTCTTCTCTCAAAGCTTCCTACGGCGGCCATTGGAAAAACACCCGATTCCTTCTCATCATCTCCGACAGTAACTCTCAGACCCAGAAATTTGCTGAGTCCATGGCTAGGTACCAAAAGCCTCTCGCTTCAGTCCTCGAGTCTTCGGCCCCGCCCGCTGAAGGTCCGACTCGCCGCTGCCACAGTCTCATTGAGCCTCCCAACAGCGTAAGATCCCAATTCTTCAACCTTATTGgaaattttgtttcttttttgcTTTCTTCTTCGTTTTAGATGGACACGTTATTGTTTCAGATGCTTCTGATTTGGCAATTGCAGAAAACCAGAGACGGTTTCTTCTCCTGAGAGCATTCCCAAGTGAGTTTAGtattttttaagggttttttgatGTTGGGCATGTGGTTTGGTTTCTGGGTTTTGTTGGGATTAAGGTTTTGTAATTTGGGTACTTGGAATTGATGCAGATGGTCTTGGAGGGCTATAAAGTCATTTGGTATGTCTGAATTAGAAGCTAGGAAGCTAAAGTTTTCAACTACAGGGACAGAAGCCCTTCTCATGGGGATACTGGTTGAGGGTAAGAATTAGTTAAACCTCtccattttttttatgtattgatgataattctttatttttatgaattctTGAACCCATTGCAACTAGACTCTGAACTGACTCTCAAAAATGCTATTTTAAGTCTAAAACTGAAGTTACAATCACTTTTTTAAGCTTTAAGTTATTCTTACGGTTGTCTTTAgtgttgttttttgttttgttttggctCATTCAGTCTGATAGTAATTGGAAGAGACTTGGTTGAGTGAAAGGAATGTCTTTTGTTAATAATAGGTTTAGGTTATTTATGTCATGTTTCCTTTTCATATAGATTGTAATTTTTAGTATCGAGATGTTTAATGCTATTTTCCTAGGGAAATTGGTATTTGAAGTTGAAAATTACCACAACATGTACGGATGGATGGATGTAATAAGACTTGCATTTCTTACATGTCTCCATCCAGGAATGTATCTTACTTTTGTGACAAATGACATATTGTTGATCGAGTACATATTGTTTATGTAATGTACTGAATATTTAGGTGTTGAACATCAGGTACTAGTCTGGCTGCTAAGTTTTTAAGAGCAAGTGGAATTACACTTACGAAGGTTCGAGAAGAAGCTATCAAGTTAGTTGGGAAGGCAGACATGTTCTATTTCAGTCCTGAGCATCCTCCTTTGACTGAAGAAGCTCAAAGAGTACTTGATTGGGCTATTGATCAAAAAATTAAATCTGGTAAATTTTCACTTGTCTTTTTGGAATTTGTTTTTGTTGGTCCGTTTGAGTTTCTGCATGCAGGAGTTTTCTTCTACATGTTTGTGAACTCAAGTTCTGGTTCTGCATGGGTTATAATCAATAGTTCTTATTAGTTAAGCTTTATCTATTAAAAGGTTGTCTATGCTGAGATGATCCCAAACACCCCAAGCTTTTTTCAGGGTCGTTAAGATTTATTGCTCATGATAATTAGTCTTGTGCCATGTTTTGGGTTCTTACTTAAATTTCATCCTTTCTGATATTACATATATTGCAAATCGCAATAACCACTTTTCTCCCATAATTTCCGAACTGTTTTTCTATATTCTGAAATCTTGGTGGTTGATTCTCTGATTTTGATTGCAGGAGATGGTGGAGAAACTACAACGTCTTATCTACTTCTTGGCATTTGGTTAGAAGCCAATTCCCCTGGTCACAAAATAATGGCTACCCTTGGCTTCAACGATGAGAAAGCTAAAGAGCTGGAGACTTTGTTATCTGAACCTGGATTTGAAGACGATTAACTTCAGTGTAATTTTCTAAGTGACCTGTGACAATTTTCTTGGTTTGTTCCCATGAGGTTTAAAACCAATTTCGGGTCACAAAATAATGGCTACAGTTGGTTCCATGGGGCCTTTCTAGCAATTTGTTAAGAGTTTCAAGCTTCTGAAATATTGTACGGTTCAGCGGAAGGAAAAGCcttgataaaagaaaaaaaaaattctgaaaaGATGTGGTATTGAAAATTTGATTGAGTTTACAAGTTATGCTTGTTTGCATATATGCCTGTATTTTTACATTCCTATGGCTACTCTAGAATTCTTGCTTTGCATTAAATGAAGGCTCATACTTGACCATTATTAACTGTCTCGGCAGTTTTTTTGTTCTCATCTTCACTAATGTCAGCCAGGATTTGAGCCTTTCTAGCTTCTTCATCCCAGTTGATCCTAAAAATGAACACCAACAACAATATTAGGCAAGCAATAATCCCTACTAGGAACCCCATCAACATTCCGCCTAAACCGAGCCCAACCTTGAATGCCAAAGCTGCGGCCAGTGGCAAGGCGATGAGGTAAAACCCACCAAGATTGGCGTACATGGCTAACCATGGCCTAGCTGTTCCCCTAACAATTCCTCCACAAACTGCTAATGGGAAATTCACAATTTCCAGCAAAGCCATCAGCAGCAGCATCTTCTTTACTCCTTTTACAATCCTCTTATTATGGCTGAACAAAGCACCCCAACTCCCCCTAGCTGCCACCATAACCAAGCTACATATGCAACCTGTGATCACACTCACAGTCAGAGATACGTAGGCCGAATAACAAGCAGCGCCTGGCCTGTTGGCTCCGAGCTCATTCGATGCACGGATTGAGGCACATGTTGCCAAGGAAAGCATGACAGAGAAGAGCAAATAGTCAAAGTTTAAGACAATGGTGAGAATTCCAACTGTTTCTTTGGCATTATTAAGGTGGCCTGTCATTAGAACTAAAATCTCATAACACCACCACTCAAGGCAGGTGGTGAGGCAACATGGTCCAGAAAGCTTAAGCAGCCTAATCCAATCTTCATAGCTTTGATCTAACCATCCTCCTTCCTTCCActtcccttcctttgtattttcCACCACGATAACATATATGGCCAGTAGAGTTAGAACTATGAGATCAGAAATCCACACAGCCATGGCAACTCCCTCAAGACCCTTTGCTTTGGCCAGAAAGATGTTGATTGGTACGTGGAAGGCGAGCGCCAGACCATAGCTGAACATGATAGGGACTGTTATGCCTTGTGAGCTCAAATACGCTTTGAGAGGACAAATTATTGCCGTGATCACCAAGTCAGGAAGGAGATAGAAAAGGTAGTTCCTTGCAACAATTGAAAGGTCTTCTTGTTGGCCAAAATGGATGAGGAGTTTATCAACATGGAGCCACAAGAAAGAAATAGGAACCGTAACTAGTAGTAACAAAAACATTGTCATGAGAAGGGTCTTGTGAAGGAGTTTGGAATTTTTAGCACCATAAGCTTGGCCACATATTGGTTCCATGGCACCACTGAGACCAGTCAAGACAGAAAAGCCAGTGACATTAGCGAAAGTGAAGCCAAGCGCACCGCCAGCCAGTTGGAGCTCTCCAAGCCGGCCTAGAAATGCTGTTGTGATGGTTATTTTTATGAACCAAGTCAAATTCATAGCCACCAATGGAACTGCCATCCCTTGTTGCGTTTTCAGCTCTGAGAGAACCCTTTTGGAAAATTTGGCTGGCCATGATCTGCCTTGGTTTTCTTGCAAGTTTGATACACTAGACATAACTTTTGAGCAAAATGGCTTGGTGGGTGTCTTTCAAAATTGGATTTTTAGCTCaatataaagaaaaaagttgGAAACTTGTGGCCTATTGAGTTGGTATGAGTGCACGGTTCTCGTGAGCAAATCATGTAACGGACAATTGAGGAAGGGTGACAAGTGATGGTGGTGGATTTTTATAGTGCAAGGAGGGGCCATATTCATGCTTAGTGCTTACATACCCACGGTGGAATCTTGTAAGTGAGATTTTGGTGCATGCAAAGAGATAGTAAGAATTAAGAAGAAAATACTCTCTCGAATATAGTAGATGTTAAAAGAGAGATTTAATACAGAAAATTAGAAGAATATTTTGTAGGTTGAACAATTTCTAAAGAACATAAACTTGTGTGGATGTGTGCATATATATAGCATATAGATGCAATAAGCAGAGCCATTATGAATCTTTGTTATAGATTTTTCTACATTAATAATGTTGTTCACACTTAAAAATAGCCATTAGTGATCAAGTTATATCCTTATCCAAATCAAACCAATAGACCTAATTCTAATAGCACTATCAACCCGGGATTTTAGTAAGCATCTTGGAAAACTAATAGCCAAAAATTTGTGGAGAGAAGAGAGGGTCGTTTATTTAATCAGATATAAAGTAAAGACAATCATTTCATTTCATAttgatgaaaaaataaaaatataaaaaaaagaaaagaataagctGA from Humulus lupulus chromosome 5, drHumLupu1.1, whole genome shotgun sequence encodes the following:
- the LOC133778277 gene encoding ATP-dependent Clp protease ATP-binding subunit CLPT2, chloroplastic-like is translated as MAAGNASLLSKLPTAAIGKTPDSFSSSPTVTLRPRNLLSPWLGTKSLSLQSSSLRPRPLKVRLAAATVSLSLPTAKPETVSSPESIPKWSWRAIKSFGMSELEARKLKFSTTGTEALLMGILVEGTSLAAKFLRASGITLTKVREEAIKLVGKADMFYFSPEHPPLTEEAQRVLDWAIDQKIKSGDGGETTTSYLLLGIWLEANSPGHKIMATLGFNDEKAKELETLLSEPGFEDD
- the LOC133778276 gene encoding protein DETOXIFICATION 56, translating into MSSVSNLQENQGRSWPAKFSKRVLSELKTQQGMAVPLVAMNLTWFIKITITTAFLGRLGELQLAGGALGFTFANVTGFSVLTGLSGAMEPICGQAYGAKNSKLLHKTLLMTMFLLLLVTVPISFLWLHVDKLLIHFGQQEDLSIVARNYLFYLLPDLVITAIICPLKAYLSSQGITVPIMFSYGLALAFHVPINIFLAKAKGLEGVAMAVWISDLIVLTLLAIYVIVVENTKEGKWKEGGWLDQSYEDWIRLLKLSGPCCLTTCLEWWCYEILVLMTGHLNNAKETVGILTIVLNFDYLLFSVMLSLATCASIRASNELGANRPGAACYSAYVSLTVSVITGCICSLVMVAARGSWGALFSHNKRIVKGVKKMLLLMALLEIVNFPLAVCGGIVRGTARPWLAMYANLGGFYLIALPLAAALAFKVGLGLGGMLMGFLVGIIACLILLLVFIFRINWDEEARKAQILADISEDENKKTAETVNNGQV